From the genome of Populus trichocarpa isolate Nisqually-1 chromosome 15, P.trichocarpa_v4.1, whole genome shotgun sequence, one region includes:
- the LOC7453778 gene encoding uncharacterized protein LOC7453778 isoform X1, with protein sequence MALVTHQMQGSYATFPSRPLSWSKGVKLKQRVTELQMVGRTDMCFSVKHSLRLSAGAFSHGPKVKLLRVSAFKGSAQNDESGGRANGSKVSKKSVKLSYVPKESGETMMDSSKVHSIPVSYTSEADERIAGSPAINKLFKKWLSMLRTQSPSQVADEILEEGPPPREELQQAQNTTQNKERVDNVKSVWYHFLNLDATIKIPILTFIPLFLAVNVVYGAGVSKELTPLWILGPLIVAFYIKLLQGLWALYVFSFRQTIKVIKNVPTYYLVAYGYIRQGKLKEDIQARVLQPLQSFKNLDRKEFSRKKMMELQEWCMEKYLDYVESIWPYYCRAIRFLKRANLI encoded by the exons ATGGCATTGGTGACCCATCAGATGCAG GGTTCTTATGCAACATTTCCTTCGAGGCCTTTATCTTGGAGCAAAGGGGTGAAGTTGAAGCAACGTGTAACAGAACTTCAGATGGTAGGGAGAACAGATATGTGTTTTTCAGTAAAACACAGTCTTCGTTTAAG TGCAGGGGCTTTCTCACATGGACCTAAAGTAAAGCTCTTGAGAGTTTCAGCTTTTAAAGGCAGTGCACAAAATGATGAATCAGGAGGCAGAGCTAATGGATCCaaagtttcaaaaaaatctGTTAAACTTTCTTATGTGCCAAAAGAAAGTGGGGAGACCATGATGGACTCTTCAAAGGTGCATAGTATTCCAGTTTCCTATACTTCTGAAGCAGATGAAAGGATTGCAGGATCCCCtgctattaataaattattcaagaaatgGCTCAGCATGTTGCGCACACAATCTCCAAGTCAAGTTGCAGATGAGATTCTGGAAGAAGGACCTCCTCCAAGGGAAGAATTGCAACAAGCTCAAAATACCACCCAAAATAAGGAGAGAGTTGATAATGTAAAGTCAGTTTGGTATCACTTCCTGAATCTGGATGCAACAATAAAGATACCCATACTGACATT CATTCCTTTGTTCCTGGCCGTCAATGTGGTGTATGGAGCTGGAGTGTCAAAGGAATTGACTCCATTGTGGATTTTGGGTCCCCTTATTGTTGCTTTCTACATCAAGTTACTCCAGGGCTTGTGGGCACTCTATGTTTTCAGCTTTAGGCAGACAATTAAAGTTATCAAAAATGTACCTACCTACTATCTCGTGGCCTACGGCTATATCAGACAAGGGAAGCTCAAAGAAGACATACAAGCTCGTGTGTTGCAACCTCTGCAAAGCTTTAAGAACTTGGACCGCAAagagttttcaagaaaaaagatgatggaATTGCAAGAGTGGTGTATGGAGAAGTACCTAGATTATGTGGAATCAATATGGCCCTACTATTGTAGGGCAATCAGGTTTCTAAAGAGGGCTAATCTGATTTAG
- the LOC7453778 gene encoding uncharacterized protein LOC7453778 isoform X2 → MNSCGQGSYATFPSRPLSWSKGVKLKQRVTELQMVGRTDMCFSVKHSLRLSAGAFSHGPKVKLLRVSAFKGSAQNDESGGRANGSKVSKKSVKLSYVPKESGETMMDSSKVHSIPVSYTSEADERIAGSPAINKLFKKWLSMLRTQSPSQVADEILEEGPPPREELQQAQNTTQNKERVDNVKSVWYHFLNLDATIKIPILTFIPLFLAVNVVYGAGVSKELTPLWILGPLIVAFYIKLLQGLWALYVFSFRQTIKVIKNVPTYYLVAYGYIRQGKLKEDIQARVLQPLQSFKNLDRKEFSRKKMMELQEWCMEKYLDYVESIWPYYCRAIRFLKRANLI, encoded by the exons ATGAATTCATGTGGACAG GGTTCTTATGCAACATTTCCTTCGAGGCCTTTATCTTGGAGCAAAGGGGTGAAGTTGAAGCAACGTGTAACAGAACTTCAGATGGTAGGGAGAACAGATATGTGTTTTTCAGTAAAACACAGTCTTCGTTTAAG TGCAGGGGCTTTCTCACATGGACCTAAAGTAAAGCTCTTGAGAGTTTCAGCTTTTAAAGGCAGTGCACAAAATGATGAATCAGGAGGCAGAGCTAATGGATCCaaagtttcaaaaaaatctGTTAAACTTTCTTATGTGCCAAAAGAAAGTGGGGAGACCATGATGGACTCTTCAAAGGTGCATAGTATTCCAGTTTCCTATACTTCTGAAGCAGATGAAAGGATTGCAGGATCCCCtgctattaataaattattcaagaaatgGCTCAGCATGTTGCGCACACAATCTCCAAGTCAAGTTGCAGATGAGATTCTGGAAGAAGGACCTCCTCCAAGGGAAGAATTGCAACAAGCTCAAAATACCACCCAAAATAAGGAGAGAGTTGATAATGTAAAGTCAGTTTGGTATCACTTCCTGAATCTGGATGCAACAATAAAGATACCCATACTGACATT CATTCCTTTGTTCCTGGCCGTCAATGTGGTGTATGGAGCTGGAGTGTCAAAGGAATTGACTCCATTGTGGATTTTGGGTCCCCTTATTGTTGCTTTCTACATCAAGTTACTCCAGGGCTTGTGGGCACTCTATGTTTTCAGCTTTAGGCAGACAATTAAAGTTATCAAAAATGTACCTACCTACTATCTCGTGGCCTACGGCTATATCAGACAAGGGAAGCTCAAAGAAGACATACAAGCTCGTGTGTTGCAACCTCTGCAAAGCTTTAAGAACTTGGACCGCAAagagttttcaagaaaaaagatgatggaATTGCAAGAGTGGTGTATGGAGAAGTACCTAGATTATGTGGAATCAATATGGCCCTACTATTGTAGGGCAATCAGGTTTCTAAAGAGGGCTAATCTGATTTAG